A single Saccopteryx bilineata isolate mSacBil1 chromosome 11, mSacBil1_pri_phased_curated, whole genome shotgun sequence DNA region contains:
- the LOC136315085 gene encoding collagen alpha-1(I) chain-like: MVFAKPVPRAAGGASQGAGRGTEATGHEELIAAGDTETGLRGHNGEQSSQVLSCPQETGLRGHNGEQSSQVFSCPQGAGLRGHNGEQSSQVFSCPQGAGLRGHNGEQLSQGAGLRGHNGEQSSQVLSCPQETGLRGHNGEQSSQVLSCPQGAGPRGHNGEQSSQVLSCPQGAGLRGHNGEQSSQVLSCPQGAGLRGHNGEQLSQVLSCPQGAGLRGHNGEQLSQVLSCPQGAGPRGHNGEQSSQVLSCPQGAGPRGHNGEQSSQVLSCPQGAGLRGHNGEQSSHVLSCPQETGLRGHNGEQSSQVLSCPQGAGSLPGQRESFTQRRIPSGG; encoded by the exons ATGGTGTTCGCCAAACCAGTCCCCCGGGCAGCGGGGGGCGCCTCACAGGGTGCAGGCAGGGGCACCGAGGCAACGGGTCACGAGGAGTTAATAGCAGCTGGGGACACG GAGACTGGGCTCCGGGGACACAACGGGGAGCAGTCGTCCCAGGTCCTGTCCTGTCCACAGGAGACTGGGCTCCGGGGACACAATGGGGAGCAGTCGTCCCAGGTCTTCTCCTGTCCACAGGGGGCTGGGCTCCGGGGACACAACGGGGAGCAGTCGTCCCAGGTCTTCTCCTGTCCACAGGGGGCTGGGCTCCGGGGACACAATGGGGAGCAGTTGTCCCAG GGGGCTGGGCTCCGGGGACACAACGGGGAGCAGTCGTCCCAGGTCCTGTCCTGTCCACAGGAGACTGGGCTCCGGGGACACAACGGGGAGCAGTCGTCCCAGGTCCTGTCCTGTCCACAGGGGGCTGGGCCCCGGGGACACAACGGGGAGCAGTCGTCCCAGGTCCTCTCCTGTCCACAGGGGGCTGGGCTCCGGGGACACAACGGGGAGCAGTCGTCCCAGGTCCTGTCCTGTCCACAGGGGGCTGGGCTCCGGGGACACAACGGGGAGCAGTTGTCCCAGGTCCTGTCCTGTCCACAGGGGGCTGGGCTCCGGGGACACAACGGGGAGCAGTTGTCCCAGGTCCTGTCCTGTCCACAGGGGGCTGGGCCCCGGGGACACAACGGGGAGCAGTCGTCCCAGGTCCTCTCCTGTCCACAGGGGGCTGGGCCCCGGGGACACAACGGGGAGCAGTCGTCCCAGGTCCTGTCCTGTCCACAGGGGGCTGGGCTCCGGGGACACAACGGGGAGCAGTCGTCCCACGTCCTGTCCTGTCCACAGGAGACTGGGCTCCGGGGACACAACGGGGAGCAGTCGTCCCAGGTCCTGTCCTGTCCACAGGGGGCTGGCAGTCTACCTGGGCAGAGAGAGAGCTTCACACAGAGAAGAATTCCCAGTGGTGGTTAG